A window of the Plasmodium falciparum 3D7 genome assembly, chromosome: 3 genome harbors these coding sequences:
- a CDS encoding rifin yields the protein MKIHYINILLFALPLNILVNNQRNHNNSTYHTSNTKTIKSHRSLCECKLYAQSNYENDQEMKDVIKEFNDRTAQRFEEYNERMQVKKNQCKEQCDKEIQQIILKDKIEKELTERFSALETKIDTNDILTCICEKSVADKVEKTCVKCGRILGTAVPELSLIGGIAVYAAAQSATMKTFISETIDVLNRIGGMSQLFGAKISQFVTPSIYGKPMTLVTTILSEKEKLCLCVANKKKLLCGGIERSFEQNLPARIAYAVNQGVHTANETWATATTPTTFLTNPFVASSIAIMIIVAIVLIIYLILRYRRKQKIKKKIQYIKLL from the exons atgaaaatccattatattaatatattattgtttgcgcttccattaaatatattg gTAAATAATCAAAGGAATCATAACAACAGCACATATCATACATCAAAtacaaaaacaataaaatcaCATAGATCATTATGCGAATGTAAATTGTACGCACAATCTAATTATGAAAACGACCAAGAAATGAAAGATGTGATAAAAGAATTTAATGATCGTACCGCACAACGTTTTGAAGAATACAATGAACGTATGCAAGTTAAAAAAAACCAATGTAAAGAACAATGTGACAAAGAAATTCaacaaattattttaaaagacaAAATCGAAAAGGAATTAACAGAAAGGTTTTCAGCATTGGAAACAAAGATAGACACCAATGACATACTCACATGTATTTGCGAAAAATCAGTAGCAGATAAGGTGGAAAAAACATGTGTGAAATGCGGAAGAATATTGGGTACGGCGGTACCTGAATTAAGTTTGATAGGTGGAATTGCCGTATATGCTGCAGCACAATCAGCTACTATGAAAACTTTCATTTCAGAAACTATTGATGTATTAAATAGAATTGGTGGTATGTCTCAGTTATTTGGTGCAAAAATTTCACAATTTGTTACTCCATCAATTTATGGTAAACCGATGACTCTTGTTACAACGATTCTAagtgaaaaagaaaaattgtGCTTATGCGTTGCTAACAAAAAGAAACTTTTATGTGGTGGAATTGAAAGATCATTCGAACAAAATTTACCCGCAAGAATAGCATATGCTGTAAATCAAGGTGTACACACTGCAAATGAAACATGGGCTACGGCAACAACTCCAACAACATTTTTAACTAATCCTTTTGTTGCCTCCAGTATTGCAATAATGATTATAGTAGCAATAGTtctaattatttatttaattttacgttatagaagaaaacaaaaaataaagaaaaaaatacaatacataaaattattataa